In one window of Armatimonadia bacterium DNA:
- a CDS encoding HD domain-containing protein, translated as MSTLEVLLRERLGSWPSSWEGYHWPGYTYEHSLRVCDLALEIARRESADTDVVHLAALLHDIRKDSGRGHAETGAQEAAGILASLGVTGELRERVCNAIATHSGKNTPDGPVENRCLGDADLIDSNFGLVATWRFITIRSGHKASLPETVAAMREWLPKKDQLLALLLTRSGKEVARQRSARMRVFCEELMEEIARPNSADGLVTVAGFIHEDCGQHLLREQIAGLEELCEEHQAPSLLPTVCRSLRDEIRGLH; from the coding sequence GTGTCAACTTTGGAAGTGCTGCTTCGTGAGCGGCTGGGCTCATGGCCCTCCTCCTGGGAGGGTTACCATTGGCCCGGGTACACCTACGAGCACAGCTTGCGTGTATGCGATCTTGCCCTGGAGATCGCGCGTCGCGAGAGCGCCGACACGGACGTCGTTCACCTGGCCGCTTTGCTGCATGACATCCGCAAGGATTCCGGCAGGGGCCATGCTGAGACGGGCGCCCAGGAGGCCGCCGGGATTCTGGCCTCCCTGGGGGTAACGGGTGAGCTTCGCGAGCGTGTCTGCAACGCTATCGCCACCCATTCCGGCAAAAACACCCCTGACGGCCCGGTTGAGAATCGCTGCCTGGGTGATGCCGATCTCATCGACTCAAACTTTGGGCTCGTGGCAACCTGGCGCTTCATCACGATCCGCTCAGGTCACAAAGCCTCGCTGCCTGAGACCGTGGCGGCCATGAGGGAGTGGCTCCCGAAGAAGGACCAGCTCCTCGCACTGCTGCTGACCCGGTCGGGCAAGGAGGTCGCCCGGCAGCGGTCGGCACGCATGCGGGTCTTCTGCGAGGAGCTCATGGAAGAGATCGCCAGGCCGAACAGCGCCGACGGTCTGGTAACCGTCGCCGGGTTCATCCATGAGGACTGTGGGCAGCACCTGCTGCGCGAGCAGATTGCCGGGCTCGAGGAGCTCTGCGAGGAACACCAGGCTCCGAGCCTGCTGCCTACGGTGTGCCGATCCCTGCGTGACGAGATCCGAGGTCTCCATTAG
- a CDS encoding Gfo/Idh/MocA family oxidoreductase, which translates to MPLRVAVVGLGHNGDAWVRAYESCEQTQVVALCDLCPDRLEAALALAPQARGFSNLDELLDRERPEVLSVHTPDHLHADPFVKGLEAGCHVLVEKPMGNTIEDLDRMTEAARSSDRKTQVGHILRFNPLFAEVKQQCAQGALGELFYLEADYIHNLLVQAGPARTNPQLGNMNWYLEKEIPIVGGGAHQLDLLRWFADSDVESVCGFGNSIAFPAMRNPDCMAALFQFASGAVGKVSALYGPVGDRPPHGNLAIYGTKGTFRAGKLMLGEGHDVAVTDLGHLEMQGHPYDPQLHSFVESILEDKPTRSDAFSGANSAAATIMAAEAIAAGKVLRVPNYRP; encoded by the coding sequence ATGCCACTTCGGGTCGCCGTCGTCGGGTTGGGCCACAACGGAGATGCCTGGGTGCGGGCCTACGAGAGCTGCGAGCAGACGCAGGTGGTCGCCCTCTGTGACCTGTGTCCGGACCGTCTAGAAGCAGCCTTGGCTCTTGCCCCGCAGGCCAGAGGGTTCTCCAATCTGGACGAGCTTCTTGACCGCGAGCGACCGGAGGTGCTCTCGGTGCACACGCCGGACCACCTCCACGCTGACCCTTTCGTCAAGGGACTGGAGGCCGGCTGTCACGTCTTGGTGGAGAAACCGATGGGGAACACCATCGAGGACCTGGACCGTATGACCGAGGCGGCTCGCAGCAGCGACCGCAAGACGCAAGTCGGGCACATACTGCGGTTCAACCCGCTCTTCGCAGAAGTCAAGCAACAGTGCGCGCAGGGCGCCCTCGGTGAGCTGTTCTACCTGGAGGCCGACTACATTCACAACCTGCTGGTCCAGGCCGGCCCGGCACGGACCAACCCGCAGTTGGGGAACATGAACTGGTACCTGGAGAAGGAGATCCCCATCGTGGGAGGCGGCGCCCATCAGCTTGATCTGCTGCGCTGGTTTGCCGACAGCGACGTGGAGTCTGTGTGCGGCTTCGGCAACTCGATCGCCTTCCCAGCCATGCGGAACCCTGACTGTATGGCGGCGCTGTTTCAGTTCGCCTCGGGCGCGGTCGGCAAAGTGAGCGCGCTGTATGGCCCGGTGGGCGATCGGCCGCCTCATGGGAACCTGGCCATATACGGGACGAAGGGCACCTTCCGGGCAGGTAAGCTGATGCTGGGAGAGGGACACGACGTGGCGGTGACTGATCTGGGTCACCTCGAGATGCAGGGGCACCCCTACGATCCACAACTGCACAGCTTCGTCGAGAGTATCCTCGAGGACAAGCCCACAAGGAGCGATGCCTTCAGCGGCGCGAACAGTGCGGCCGCCACCATCATGGCAGCCGAGGCGATCGCCGCCGGCAAGGTGTTGAGGGTTCCCAACTACAGGCCTTGA
- a CDS encoding helix-turn-helix domain-containing protein, with translation MSDEILTAKEAADYLKMHAETLKVKARRGEVPAAKVGRAWRFRKPELDAWLADGGTLGHPTNGASDGQ, from the coding sequence ATGTCTGATGAGATACTCACCGCAAAAGAAGCAGCGGACTACCTCAAGATGCATGCGGAGACCCTCAAGGTCAAGGCAAGGCGGGGTGAGGTACCGGCTGCCAAGGTCGGGCGTGCCTGGCGATTCCGCAAGCCGGAGCTGGATGCTTGGCTTGCCGACGGCGGTACCCTCGGACATCCTACAAACGGAGCGTCGGACGGCCAATAG
- a CDS encoding beta-ketoacyl-ACP synthase II: MRIDDLARRVVITGLGAVSCCGIGKEAFWASVRDGVSGISRLDLFDTTGLSCKIGGQIRGFDPLDHIEAKEARHQGRFVHYAIAAAREAYEDSGLASSKTDPYDTGVAFGSSGAGYGNLGDDVNRQFVEDGLRAVDPYAIVEVPAHATTSHIAIDLGLKGPNMTSSTGCATAIITMSQGVAALQSGRAQAMIVGASEASLGPLVFGLLTRLRVMSTRNDDPTHAFRPYDKNRDGLVLSDGSGAVVLETAAHAMNRGAHIYAEVRGYGITSEAYHMVIALPTGEELARAIGTALATGRMGPSEIDYACAHGVASKQYDMADTLGLKKALGDHAYHIPVSSIKPVMGQPFSASAALQTVATCMAMATDTIPPTVNLEAPDEECDLDFVPGTARRGRIDAAVLNAHSFGGTHGAVVLRRFDERF, translated from the coding sequence TTGCGCATCGACGACCTGGCAAGACGCGTGGTGATCACCGGCCTGGGAGCGGTCTCCTGCTGCGGAATCGGCAAGGAGGCCTTCTGGGCGTCGGTCCGCGACGGCGTGTCGGGCATCTCGCGACTCGACCTGTTCGACACGACCGGACTGTCCTGCAAGATCGGCGGCCAGATCCGCGGCTTCGATCCCCTGGACCACATTGAGGCCAAGGAAGCCAGACACCAGGGACGGTTCGTCCACTACGCCATCGCCGCTGCGCGAGAGGCCTATGAGGACTCCGGGCTGGCGAGCTCCAAGACCGACCCTTACGACACCGGCGTGGCCTTCGGCAGCAGTGGTGCAGGCTACGGGAACCTTGGCGACGACGTGAATCGCCAGTTCGTCGAAGACGGGCTCAGGGCCGTGGATCCCTACGCGATCGTAGAGGTCCCGGCGCATGCAACAACCAGTCACATCGCTATCGACCTGGGGCTCAAGGGTCCGAACATGACCTCCTCCACAGGCTGCGCAACGGCCATCATCACGATGTCGCAGGGCGTCGCAGCCCTGCAGAGCGGCCGTGCGCAGGCGATGATTGTGGGGGCAAGTGAGGCGAGCCTTGGGCCCCTGGTCTTCGGGCTTCTCACCCGTTTGCGGGTCATGTCCACCCGCAACGACGATCCGACCCATGCTTTCCGTCCCTATGACAAGAACCGCGATGGGCTCGTACTGAGCGACGGGTCGGGGGCCGTGGTGCTCGAGACAGCGGCGCACGCAATGAACCGGGGAGCCCACATCTACGCCGAGGTGCGCGGCTACGGGATCACCTCGGAGGCCTACCATATGGTCATTGCTCTGCCGACCGGCGAGGAGCTGGCACGAGCTATCGGTACCGCCCTGGCGACCGGCCGCATGGGTCCCAGTGAGATCGACTACGCCTGCGCCCATGGCGTTGCCAGCAAGCAGTACGACATGGCGGACACGCTCGGGCTCAAGAAGGCACTTGGGGACCATGCGTACCACATACCGGTCAGCTCCATCAAGCCTGTGATGGGGCAGCCCTTCTCTGCGTCCGCAGCGCTGCAGACGGTTGCAACCTGCATGGCGATGGCGACGGACACGATCCCACCCACCGTCAACCTCGAGGCGCCCGATGAGGAGTGCGACCTCGACTTTGTACCCGGAACCGCCCGTCGTGGCCGGATCGATGCCGCCGTCCTGAACGCGCACAGCTTCGGTGGGACGCACGGTGCGGTGGTTCTGCGCCGCTTCGATGAGCGTTTTTAG
- a CDS encoding ATP-binding protein, protein MDINIVSLLGTACITLCLGLVAYLRAPDRPSNRLFGVHAAVVAAWVLLTCGVMVAELEALSALMRALHIASLFVVATFVDFVWVFPDRLRMFPWKRRAPLYILALLFSLVAALPSLVRSVKLTSFGPCVEFGWPLAVFAIYPLTLVIHANLVLLHKLRTLRGVARVQTVYVFFGTLVCELIILTTNVLLPMVTGMTAYSRWGAVGYLIVIAAMAISIAKYRLWDLDGLTRKAAAGMLALAGLVPVAGSVIWTLGNQTHLWEGNPSQVAVLWMSIGAILGLFLIPTYHTFHGLVVRPLRAERDRIGHLISALGAAVVRAPADGSALLPILAETQRFFNCTLVSAYLRGLDGALRCAASVLPDEQPTAPSYAVVGRRLPLNVVRALNADQLTRTLDAGEIARFGALEESARTLAAMSDIGASVVTPLRWEGQTIGLLALGEKVSRDMYYGTDLDVLESVANHATIAVKSSELKGQILSEKERTEKVLAQMESGVVAVDSRKTILLVNAAACNLLGRQESELLGQSVRVLPRPLRDALHRALDAGVTSSGEKANLAQPAGSAERVRRLRVSCSTFLLRGPNGATEGGGVVFRDLSTEDALRRTEQEAERLRFIRAVSAGMAHEIRNPLVAIRTFAELLPTRLDDPEFRESFLQVARSEINRLEELVVQFMTLAKPTRLVRQPVDLPAFAQGVVTVLTASFEARKVRLTTNVAPSLPVFRADENRLHQAVLNLLMNALDATPEGGEIELTVAFAPGPGGDEPGDEQETADRSGEVVLRVWNSDSYIAPEDREHVFEPFWTRKATGTGLGLAICQTIADEHGGTIAVESNSETGTAFTLRLPLVVRAGADSTEAFEMAVSS, encoded by the coding sequence ATGGACATCAACATAGTCTCTCTCCTTGGAACGGCCTGCATCACGCTATGCCTGGGCCTTGTCGCCTATCTGCGGGCCCCCGACCGGCCCTCGAACCGGCTGTTCGGGGTCCACGCCGCCGTCGTCGCTGCCTGGGTGTTGCTCACCTGCGGAGTCATGGTAGCGGAGCTCGAGGCGCTCTCCGCCCTGATGCGTGCGCTCCACATCGCTTCCCTCTTCGTCGTGGCCACCTTCGTCGACTTCGTCTGGGTCTTTCCTGACAGGCTGCGGATGTTCCCCTGGAAGCGGCGGGCGCCCCTGTACATCCTCGCCCTGCTCTTCAGCCTGGTTGCTGCGCTGCCCTCTCTGGTTCGCTCGGTGAAGCTGACTTCCTTTGGCCCGTGTGTCGAGTTTGGCTGGCCCCTGGCGGTCTTCGCAATCTACCCGCTGACCTTGGTCATCCACGCGAACCTGGTTCTCCTCCACAAGCTCAGGACACTCAGGGGCGTCGCCCGCGTCCAGACGGTCTATGTCTTCTTTGGCACCCTCGTCTGCGAGCTCATCATCCTCACGACCAACGTCTTGCTGCCGATGGTCACCGGGATGACGGCGTACAGCCGGTGGGGCGCCGTCGGCTACCTGATCGTCATCGCTGCGATGGCTATCTCGATTGCCAAGTACCGGCTCTGGGACCTGGACGGCCTCACCCGAAAAGCGGCGGCTGGGATGCTCGCGCTGGCCGGCCTGGTTCCGGTCGCGGGAAGCGTTATCTGGACGCTGGGCAACCAGACGCATCTCTGGGAAGGAAACCCTTCGCAGGTTGCGGTTCTGTGGATGTCCATCGGAGCGATACTCGGGCTGTTTCTGATCCCGACCTACCACACCTTCCACGGTCTTGTGGTGCGTCCTCTGCGTGCCGAGCGTGACCGGATTGGGCACCTCATCAGCGCCCTGGGTGCGGCAGTGGTGCGCGCACCGGCCGATGGATCCGCCTTGCTACCGATCCTGGCCGAGACCCAACGGTTCTTCAATTGCACCCTGGTATCCGCCTACCTGCGCGGTCTCGATGGGGCCCTGCGATGCGCCGCGTCAGTGCTGCCTGACGAGCAGCCCACAGCGCCCTCCTACGCGGTCGTCGGCCGTCGACTCCCGCTCAATGTTGTGCGCGCGCTCAACGCAGATCAGCTCACCAGAACTCTGGACGCAGGGGAGATCGCTCGCTTTGGCGCCCTTGAGGAGAGCGCCCGGACCCTCGCCGCGATGTCCGATATCGGCGCGAGCGTCGTCACTCCGCTGCGCTGGGAAGGCCAGACCATCGGCCTCCTGGCCCTCGGCGAGAAGGTGTCGAGGGACATGTACTATGGGACTGACCTCGACGTGCTCGAGAGCGTGGCCAACCACGCAACCATCGCCGTCAAGAGCTCTGAGCTGAAGGGCCAGATACTCTCCGAGAAAGAGCGCACAGAGAAGGTGCTCGCGCAGATGGAGAGCGGCGTGGTGGCCGTCGACTCGCGCAAGACCATCCTCTTGGTGAATGCGGCGGCCTGCAATCTGCTCGGGCGTCAGGAGTCGGAACTGCTAGGGCAAAGCGTTCGTGTCCTGCCTCGCCCCTTGCGCGATGCCCTGCACCGCGCCCTCGATGCCGGTGTCACGAGCTCGGGTGAGAAGGCAAACCTGGCCCAACCCGCGGGCAGTGCGGAGCGAGTGCGACGGCTGCGGGTGAGCTGTAGCACCTTCCTGCTCCGTGGTCCGAATGGCGCCACAGAGGGTGGCGGCGTCGTCTTCCGCGACCTCAGCACTGAGGACGCCCTACGCCGCACTGAGCAGGAAGCCGAGAGGCTGCGCTTCATCCGGGCCGTCTCCGCCGGTATGGCGCATGAGATTCGCAACCCCCTGGTCGCGATCCGCACCTTCGCCGAACTCCTGCCGACACGGTTGGATGACCCCGAGTTCCGCGAGTCCTTCCTGCAGGTCGCGCGGTCCGAGATCAACCGGCTGGAGGAGCTCGTGGTGCAGTTCATGACCCTGGCGAAGCCGACGCGCCTTGTGCGTCAGCCCGTGGATCTGCCCGCCTTCGCACAGGGCGTCGTGACGGTCCTGACGGCGAGCTTCGAGGCTCGCAAGGTTCGGCTGACGACGAATGTGGCACCCTCCCTACCTGTCTTCCGGGCCGACGAGAACCGGCTGCATCAGGCGGTACTCAATCTCCTGATGAATGCTCTGGACGCGACTCCGGAGGGTGGAGAGATAGAGCTCACGGTGGCCTTCGCCCCCGGACCAGGGGGCGATGAGCCCGGTGATGAGCAGGAGACGGCCGACAGGTCCGGCGAGGTTGTGCTGCGTGTGTGGAACTCCGACAGTTACATCGCGCCCGAAGACCGCGAGCACGTCTTCGAGCCCTTCTGGACCAGGAAGGCAACGGGTACAGGCCTTGGCCTTGCCATCTGCCAGACGATTGCCGATGAACACGGGGGAACGATCGCGGTGGAATCCAACAGCGAGACAGGAACTGCCTTCACTCTGCGTCTGCCACTGGTAGTCCGGGCAGGCGCGGACTCCACCGAGGCTTTCGAAATGGCGGTATCATCATGA
- a CDS encoding histidine kinase dimerization/phospho-acceptor domain-containing protein, which produces MITAVLITGRATALGPKDAIDRLRDILRKSAAVVELDSEVFPGTTLGSMVVDMIVLEAQHLTHQTVELLDQVRTMYPESTTVCAASEEVAERARVEGALSPDFWVLLSASDLQMRTQVEAIMAYLNASPRRCGAPSANHLAPSLSSPAGTALAAVAQGSVHSMQRTESALYRMVGRVTGSCDTEDLLGAYCDAVHEMTQCVNYCLLWQDANAREFRIARSEGMPPVVEEMCHMSLTDPLPTWLLRNRGVLTRDALAQAPEGTAIQRDLDMLGGVVAIPLFSQSVLRGFLAVGPKVLGTPYQPSEAEALFVLSANAAAGARQTELHRELEARNNYIDQVLWTMESGIVTINLEAKVCVCNPNAARVLRLKQEGAIGRDLRVLPSPLGDYLYSCLTYGEERNHEELAVLGGQVLIRVSTRRLLAPQGALMGAMLLVEDTAAERALARERRKAERNEVIGQMVARFAHELKNPLATIHTFAELLPTRMDDPEFQHFWSQQVMHDVHRLDDLVAKLVSLSEPPPSRRQTVNLVDVVRMAVDRVVLLDPEATQHIITSIDGGLPSVQVDADVMATALSHLLRYGLGRERRAVVVDARLQDGPKGEQPVAIYVRADGRGAPTGEPLRLLDPSYVLDHPDIDLGPSASQRLIESQGGALEAYCEAEDIVFRVSLIPVHELDDERAEVDRRR; this is translated from the coding sequence ATGATCACAGCGGTGCTTATCACCGGGCGTGCGACCGCCTTGGGCCCCAAGGATGCGATTGACCGGCTGCGCGACATCCTGCGCAAGAGCGCAGCGGTTGTCGAGCTGGACAGCGAAGTGTTCCCGGGCACGACACTCGGGAGCATGGTTGTCGACATGATCGTGCTCGAGGCGCAGCACCTCACGCACCAGACAGTGGAGCTACTCGATCAGGTTCGCACCATGTACCCTGAGAGCACCACAGTCTGCGCGGCGTCCGAGGAGGTCGCTGAACGGGCACGTGTCGAGGGTGCTCTCTCCCCCGACTTCTGGGTCCTTCTCTCGGCCTCAGACCTCCAGATGCGCACGCAGGTTGAGGCCATCATGGCCTACCTCAACGCCAGCCCACGGCGCTGTGGAGCACCGTCTGCCAACCACCTGGCACCGTCGCTCAGCTCGCCCGCGGGCACGGCTCTTGCAGCTGTCGCGCAGGGCAGCGTCCACTCGATGCAGCGGACAGAGAGCGCTCTGTATCGCATGGTCGGTCGTGTGACCGGAAGCTGCGATACGGAAGACCTGCTGGGCGCCTACTGCGATGCCGTCCACGAGATGACCCAGTGCGTGAACTACTGCCTGCTGTGGCAGGATGCGAACGCACGCGAGTTCCGGATCGCACGCTCGGAGGGCATGCCGCCGGTCGTCGAGGAAATGTGCCACATGAGCCTCACCGATCCTCTGCCGACCTGGCTGCTGCGCAACCGCGGAGTCCTGACCCGTGACGCTCTGGCCCAGGCTCCCGAGGGCACGGCGATACAGCGTGATCTCGACATGCTCGGCGGGGTCGTCGCAATCCCCTTGTTCTCCCAGAGCGTGTTGCGGGGGTTCTTGGCCGTCGGCCCCAAGGTCCTGGGCACTCCCTACCAGCCATCCGAAGCCGAGGCGCTGTTCGTCCTTTCTGCGAACGCGGCGGCCGGAGCACGACAGACAGAGCTGCACCGGGAGCTCGAGGCCCGCAACAACTACATCGACCAAGTGCTGTGGACGATGGAGAGCGGAATCGTCACAATAAACCTCGAAGCCAAGGTCTGCGTGTGCAATCCCAATGCGGCGCGGGTACTGCGGCTCAAACAGGAAGGTGCGATCGGGCGCGACCTGCGTGTTCTGCCTTCGCCTCTGGGGGACTACCTGTATTCGTGTCTGACCTACGGCGAAGAGCGCAACCACGAGGAACTCGCCGTCCTCGGTGGTCAGGTGCTGATCCGTGTATCGACCCGTCGTCTCCTCGCGCCGCAGGGAGCCCTGATGGGAGCCATGCTCCTCGTCGAGGACACAGCCGCTGAGCGGGCGCTCGCCCGAGAGAGACGCAAGGCGGAGCGCAACGAGGTCATCGGCCAGATGGTAGCGCGCTTTGCACACGAGTTGAAGAACCCGCTGGCCACCATCCACACCTTCGCGGAACTGCTGCCGACCCGCATGGACGACCCGGAGTTCCAGCATTTCTGGTCGCAGCAGGTCATGCACGACGTCCACCGGCTGGATGACTTGGTGGCCAAGCTCGTGTCCCTGTCCGAGCCACCTCCCTCCAGGCGCCAGACAGTCAACTTGGTTGACGTGGTGAGGATGGCGGTAGACCGCGTCGTGCTGCTGGATCCCGAAGCCACGCAGCATATCATCACCAGCATCGACGGGGGCCTGCCCTCCGTCCAGGTCGACGCCGACGTCATGGCGACCGCGCTCTCACACCTTCTGCGTTACGGGCTCGGCCGAGAGCGACGAGCGGTCGTCGTCGATGCGCGGCTGCAGGATGGTCCGAAGGGTGAGCAGCCCGTCGCGATCTATGTGCGCGCTGATGGACGTGGTGCGCCGACCGGCGAGCCACTCCGGCTTCTCGACCCCTCCTATGTTCTGGATCACCCGGACATCGACCTGGGCCCCTCGGCCAGTCAGCGCCTCATCGAGAGCCAGGGAGGGGCCCTCGAGGCCTACTGTGAAGCTGAGGACATCGTCTTTCGCGTCTCCCTTATCCCCGTTCACGAACTTGATGATGAGCGGGCTGAGGTAGACCGACGCCGTTGA
- a CDS encoding response regulator: MRGNILVVDDEGGPRESLRMILKMDHDVRTAESGPIALAEIARQKPDLVFLDISMPDMPGTEVLRQVKEQWPDVEVAIITAHAAVDSARLAVRFGALDYLTKPYSIADVTRIVDRALSARRQQHDSDVLSAQLAKMAETLGGWARSLDADRSDGIAHAVDSLRSVQSSLPEDLESMRKLSELGEVTAEVTHDINNLLTVILTNSQFLLMQLEGQVEAEVSPKDPPAVASRVSRIVRAAEDCSMIIRRVKDFVRANVSHPAVTLNVNDLVSSAVDLKRDVNGESDRQVEYVMRLRPVPKIQGDEIALRTVIVNLIENSLDAVGKEGTIELSTELRDGFVRIQIRDDGCGMSPEVLENAKGAFFSANKPQGTGLGLSTADRVARAHQGRLEIDSAEGVGTTICLLIPPVNAQPEAAPTMDTAETRPEGSQAVTAPAATPENPKGIILLVDDEEGIRELMAAVLETDGYRVLQAPDGRQGWEMFQREHHRADDLPLVVVTDHEMPQLTGRELSLLVKRLDPTVPVLIVSGYITEHTGPEDAVLGKPFDLQEFLECVRGLRAADTVDD, from the coding sequence ATGCGAGGCAACATACTGGTTGTTGACGACGAGGGAGGACCGCGCGAGTCGCTGCGGATGATCCTCAAGATGGATCATGACGTTCGCACGGCAGAGAGTGGCCCGATTGCCCTCGCGGAGATAGCACGGCAGAAGCCGGACCTTGTCTTCCTGGACATAAGCATGCCCGACATGCCCGGGACCGAGGTCCTGCGACAGGTCAAAGAGCAGTGGCCGGATGTTGAGGTCGCCATCATCACTGCTCACGCCGCGGTCGATTCCGCTCGGCTTGCCGTGCGCTTCGGCGCGCTGGACTACCTCACCAAACCCTACTCCATCGCCGACGTGACGCGCATCGTGGACCGCGCACTGAGCGCACGGCGACAGCAGCACGACTCTGACGTGCTGTCGGCGCAGCTTGCGAAGATGGCTGAGACCCTCGGGGGATGGGCTCGCTCCCTGGACGCCGACCGCTCGGACGGAATCGCCCATGCCGTGGACAGCCTTCGCTCCGTTCAGTCCTCCCTCCCCGAAGACCTCGAGTCAATGCGCAAGCTCAGTGAGTTGGGTGAGGTGACCGCCGAGGTCACCCACGACATCAACAACCTGCTCACCGTGATCCTGACCAACTCACAATTCCTGCTCATGCAGTTGGAGGGCCAGGTAGAGGCAGAGGTCTCTCCTAAGGACCCGCCGGCTGTGGCATCGCGGGTGTCACGAATCGTCCGGGCCGCCGAGGACTGCTCCATGATCATCCGGCGCGTGAAGGACTTCGTGCGCGCTAACGTCAGTCATCCCGCGGTGACTCTCAATGTCAACGATCTCGTCTCCTCCGCGGTCGATCTGAAGCGTGACGTCAACGGCGAGAGCGACCGCCAGGTGGAATATGTCATGCGTCTGCGCCCCGTCCCGAAGATCCAGGGCGACGAGATTGCCCTGCGGACGGTCATCGTCAACCTTATCGAGAACAGCCTCGACGCGGTTGGCAAGGAGGGGACCATCGAGCTCAGCACCGAGTTGAGGGACGGGTTTGTGCGCATTCAGATCCGAGATGACGGATGCGGCATGAGCCCTGAGGTGCTTGAGAACGCCAAGGGCGCCTTCTTCTCGGCAAACAAGCCCCAGGGCACCGGCCTGGGGCTGAGCACTGCCGACCGAGTGGCAAGGGCCCACCAGGGACGTCTCGAGATTGACAGCGCCGAAGGCGTCGGCACAACCATCTGCCTCCTGATTCCACCGGTGAACGCCCAGCCCGAGGCCGCACCGACGATGGACACTGCAGAGACACGGCCCGAGGGATCGCAGGCAGTGACAGCTCCGGCCGCCACCCCAGAGAACCCCAAGGGAATCATCCTGCTGGTCGACGACGAAGAGGGCATCCGCGAGTTGATGGCAGCCGTGCTGGAGACGGACGGCTACCGCGTGCTTCAGGCACCCGACGGGAGGCAGGGCTGGGAGATGTTCCAGCGCGAGCACCATCGCGCCGATGACCTGCCCCTTGTGGTCGTTACGGACCACGAGATGCCACAACTCACCGGGCGCGAACTCTCGCTGCTCGTTAAGCGCCTGGACCCAACGGTACCCGTCTTGATCGTCAGCGGGTACATCACCGAGCACACCGGGCCGGAGGATGCCGTCTTGGGCAAGCCTTTTGACCTCCAGGAGTTCCTGGAGTGCGTTCGCGGTCTACGTGCCGCTGACACCGTCGACGACTGA